One Brassica napus cultivar Da-Ae chromosome C2, Da-Ae, whole genome shotgun sequence DNA window includes the following coding sequences:
- the LOC106422729 gene encoding cellulose synthase A catalytic subunit 3 isoform X1 has product MESDGETAGKPMTSVGGQICQICSDNVGKTVDGDRFVACDICGFPVCRPCYEYERKHGNQSCPQCKTTYKRHKGSPAIPGDKDEDVFADEATVELNYPQKEKISERMLGWHLTRGKSEEMGQPEYDKEVSHNHLPRLTSRQDTSGEFSAASPERLSVSSTIAGGKRLPYSSDINQSPNRRISDPVGLGNVAWKERVDGWKMKQEKNTGGPVSTQAASERGGGDIDASTDILADEALLNDEARQPLSRKVSIPSSRINPYRMVIMLRLVILCLFLHYRITNPVPNAFTLWLISVICEIWFAFSWILDQFPKWFPVNRETYLDRLALRYDREGEPSQLAAVDIFVSTVDPLKEPPLVTANTVLSILAVDYPVDKVSCYVSDDGAAMLSFEALAETSEFARKWVPFCKKYSIEPRAPEWYFAAKIDYLKDKVQTSFVKDRRAMKREYEEFKIRINALVSKALKCPEEGWVMQDGTPWPGNNTRDHPGMIQVFLGQNGGLDAEGNELPRLVYVSREKRPGFQHHKKAGAMNALVRVSAVLTNGPFILNLDCDHYINNSKALREAMCFLMDPNLGKQVCYVQFPQRFDGIDKNDRYANRNTVFFDINLRGLDGIQGPVYVGTGCVFNRTALYGYEPPIKVKHKKPSLLSKLCGGSRKKNSKSKKDSDKKKSGRHTDSTVPVFNLDDIEEGVEGAGFDDEKALLMSQMSLEKRFGQSAVFVASTLMENGGVPPTETPENLLKEAIHVISCGYEDKSDWGMEIGWIYGSVTEDILTGFKMHARGWRSIYCMPKLPAFKGSAPINLSDRLNQVLRWALGSVEILFSRHCPIWYGYSGRLKFLERFAYVNTTIYPLTSVPLLFYCTLPAVCLFTNQFIIPQISNIASIWFLSLFLSIFATGILEMRWSGVGIDEWWRNEQFWVIGGVSAHLFAVFQGLLKVLAGIDTNFTVTSKASDEDGDFAELYLFKWTTLLIPPTTLLIVNLVGVVAGFSYAINSGYQSWGPLFGKLFFAFWVIVHLYPFLKGLMGRQNRTPTIVVVWSVLLASIFSLLWVRIDPFTKRVTGPDILECGINC; this is encoded by the exons ATGGAATCCGATGGAGAAACCGCG GGGAAGCCGATGACGAGCGTCGGTGGGCAGATATGCCAGATCTGCAGCGACAATGTCGGCAAGACTGTTGACGGTGACCGTTTCGTGGCCTGTGATATCTGTGGATTCCCTGTTTGCAGGCCTTGCTATGAATACGAGAGGAAGCACGGGAATCAATCTTGTCCTCAGTGCAAAACCACTTACAAGAGGCACAAGG GTAGTCCTGCTATTCCCGGTGATAAGGATGAGGATGTCTTCGCTGATGAGGCCACCGTTGAGCTCAACTACCCGCAGAAGGAGAAGATTTCGGAGCGGATGCTTGGATGGCATCTTACGCGTGGGAAAAGTGAGGAGATGGGGCAGCCTGAGTATGACAAGGAGGTTTCTCACAACCATCTCCCTCGTCTCACCAGTAGACAAGAT actTCAGGTGAGTTTTCTGCTGCCTCGCCTGAACGTCTCTCTGTGTCTTCTACTATAGCTGGTGGAAAGCGTCTTCCCTATTCATCTGATATCAATCAATCAC CAAATAGAAGGATTTCGGATCCTGTTGGACTAGGGAATGTAGCTTGGAAGGAGAGAGTTGATGGCTGGAAAATGAAGCAGGAGAAGAATACTGGTGGTCCTGTGAGCACCCAGGCTGCTTCTGAAAGAGGTGGAGGAGATATTGATGCTAGCACTGATATCCTCGCAGATGAGGCTTTGCT GAATGACGAAGCGAGGCAGCCTCTGTCAAGGAAAGTTTCTATTCCTTCATCACGGATCAATCCCTACAGGATGGTTATTATGTTGCGGCTTGTTATCCTGTGTCTCTTCTTGCACTACCGTATAACAAATCCAGTGCCAAATGCCTTCACTCTGTGGCTGATCTCAGTGATATGTGAGATCTGGTTTGCCTTTTCCTGGATTTTGGATCAGTTTCCCAAGTGGTTTCCTGTGAACCGTGAAACCTACCTCGACAGGCTTGCTTTAAG ATATGATCGTGAAGGTGAGCCGTCACAGTTAGCTGCTGTGGACATCTTCGTGAGTACTGTTGACCCTTTGAAGGAGCCACCTCTTGTGACAGCCAACACAGTGCTCTCTATTTTGGCGGTTGACTACCCAGTTGACAAGGTGTCTTGCTATGTTTCCGATGATGGTGCTGCCATGTTATCATTTGAAGCACTTGCAGAAACATCAGAGTTTGCTCGTAAATGGGTACCATTCTGCAAGAAATATAGCATTGAGCCTCGCGCACCAGAATGGTATTTTGCTGCGAAAATAGATTACTTGAAGGATAAAGTTCAGACATCATTTGTCAAAGATCGTAGAGCCATGAAG agGGAGTATGAGGAATTTAAGATCCGAATCAATGCACTTGTTTCCAAGGCCCTAAAATGTCCTGAAGAAGGGTGGGTTATGCAAGATGGTACACCATGGCCTGGAAATAATACAAGGGACCATCCAGGAATGATCCAG GTTTTCTTAGGGCAAAATGGTGGACTTGATGCGGAGGGCAATGAGCTTCCACGTTTGGTGTATGTTTCTCGAGAAAAGAGACCAGGATTCCAGCACCACAAAAAGGCTGGTGCTATGAATGCACTT GTTAGAGTTTCAGCAGTACTTACCAATGGACCTTTCATCTTGAATCTTGATTGTGATCATTACATAAATAACAGCAAGGCCTTGAGAGAAGCAATGTGCTTCCTGATGGACCCAAACCTAGGGAAGCAAGTTTGTTATGTTCAGTTCCCACAAAGATTCGATGGTATTGATAAGAACGATAGATATGCTAATCGTAATACCGTGTTCTTTGAT ATTAACTTGAGAGGTTTGGATGGGATTCAAGGACCTGTATATGTGGGAACTGGGTGTGTTTTCAACAGAACAGCCTTATATGGTTATGAACCTCCAATAAAAGTAAAGCACAAGAAGCCAAGTCTCTTATCTAAGCTCTGTGGTGGATCAAGAAAGAAGAATTCCAAATCTAAGAAAGATTCGGACAAAAAGAAATCAGGCAGGCATACTGACTCAACTGTTCCTGTATTCAACCTCGATGACATAGAAGAGGGAGTTGAAG GTGCTGGTTTTGACGATGAAAAGGCGCTCTTGATGTCGCAAATGAGCCTGGAGAAGCGATTTGGACAGTCTGCTGTTTTTGTTGCTTCAACCCTAATGGAAAATGGAGGTGTTCCTCCTACAGAAACTCCAGAAAACCTTCTCAAAGAGGCTATCCATGTCATTAGTTGTGGTTACGAGGATAAGTCTGATTGGGGAATGGAG ATTGGATGGATCTATGGTTCTGTGACAGAAGATATTCTAACTGGGTTCAAAATGCATGCCCGTGGATGGAGATCCATTTACTGTATGCCAAAACTTCCCGCTTTCAAGGGGTCTGCTCCTATCAATCTTTCAGACCGTCTTAACCAAGTCCTGAGGTGGGCTCTAGGTTCGGTTGAGATTCTCTTCAGTCGGCATTGTCCTATATGGTATGGTTACAGTGGGAGGCTTAAGTTTCTTGAGAGGTTTGCGTATGTGAACACAACCATCTACCCACTCACCTCCGTCCCTCTTCTCTTTTATTGTACATTGCCCGCCGTTTGTCTCTTCACCAACCAGTTCATCATTCCTCAG ATCAGTAACATTGCAAGTATATggtttctgtctctctttctgTCTATTTTCGCCACGGGTATACTCGAAATGAGGTGGAGCGGCGTAGGGATAGACGAATGGTGGAGAAACGAGCAGTTCTGGGTCATCGGTGGAGTATCAGCTCACTTGTTCGCGGTGTTTCAAGGTCTCCTCAAAGTCCTAGCTGGTATCGACACGAACTTCACTGTCACGTCAAAGGCTTCAGACGAAGACGGAGACTTCGCGGAGCTCTACTTGTTCAAATGGACAACGCTTCTGATTCCTCCCACCACGCTGCTCATCGTAAACCTCGTGGGAGTTGTCGCGGGATTCTCGTATGCTATCAACAGTGGATACCAGTCGTGGGGACCGCTCTTTGGTAAGCTGTTCTTCGCCTTTTGGGTGATTGTTCACTTGTACCCATTCCTCAAGGGTTTGATGGGGAGACAGAACAGGACTCCTACTATTGTTGTGGTCTGGTCTGTTCTCTTGGCGtccatcttctccttgttgTGGGTTAGGATCGATCCTTTCACTAAAAGAGTCACTGGCCCGGACATTCTGGAATGTGGAATCAACTGTTGA